One part of the Vicia villosa cultivar HV-30 ecotype Madison, WI linkage group LG6, Vvil1.0, whole genome shotgun sequence genome encodes these proteins:
- the LOC131613433 gene encoding uncharacterized protein LOC131613433, which translates to MAPPQYIINAHIFGETYDNEEVGFLFRNTEVKRFCLSRKANFSYFKGRLETKLAMGGVSQIFYQYRFLRGDNPVKFIQVEIKDDEDMQNMFANHEYSGYECIELYVTLPEVQTTQMVESQVIDALGDEQAEVDVVDEEEEAPEIEVDNLVNEESEDEPEVVVPRDQVHMPPVHMRNLNFDGDDEPSTDIFYDPYTQTDQRLKVGDRFRSKEACIMAIKRFHMANNVDFRVDRANVERYKIYCSNTDCGFRLHASYRKRSDSWVIGYISQDHTCINTNVSQDHRKLSYDIICQEILPLVEKDPSLKVKTIISHIVATYNYTPSYRKAWLAKTKAIEVVYGNWEDSYKRLPHFLYALQIYAPGTVTILETLPAQSPDGTSLQGNQIKPK; encoded by the exons ATGGCCCCTCCGCAATACATTATCAACGCTCATATTTTTGGCGAGACCTATGACAACGAAGAAGTTGGTTTTCTGTTTAGAAACACTGAGGTTAAACGATTTTGTTTAAGCAGAAAAGCAAATTTCAGTTACTTCAAAGGGAGATTAGAGACGAAGCTTGCAATGGGTGGTGTATCCCAGATTTTTTACCAATATCGATTTCTTCGTGGAGACAACCCGGTCAAGTTTATCCAAGTTGAGATCAAAGACGATGAAGACATGCAGAATATGTTTGCCAATCATGAGTATTCTGGTTACGAATGCATAGAACTGTATGTTACTCTACCAGAAGTTCAAACCACACAAATGGTTGAGTCACAAGTCATTGATGCACTTGGAGACGAGCAAGCAGAGGTCGACGttgtagatgaagaagaagaagcaccggaAATAGAAGTTGATAACCTGGTAAACGAGGAAAGTGAAGATGAACCGGAAGTTGTTGTACCACGAGATCAAGTGCATATGCCTCCAGTGCACATGAGGAACCTGAATTTTGATGGGGATGACGAACCATCGACTGATATTTTCTATGATCCATACACCCAAACAGATCAACGGTTAAAAGTAGGAGACAGATTtcgttctaaggaggcatgtatcATGGCCATAAAAAGATTTCATATGGCAAACAATGTTGATTTTAGAGTTGATCGCGCCAATGTCGAAAGGTACAAAATTTACTGTAGTAACACTGattgtggattcaggttgcatgcatcatacaggaAGAGAAGTGACTCATGGGTTATAGGATATATTTCCCAAGATCACACATGTATTAACACAAATGTTTCACAAGATCACCGTAAGCTCAGTTATGACATCATTTGTCAAGAAATCTTGCCTCTAGTTGAAAAAGATCCATCGTTAAAGGTGAAAACGATAATCTCTCATATCGTTGCAACGTACAACTACACTCCGTCTTATAGAAAGGCGTGGCTGGCGAAGACCAAGGCGATCGAAGTTGTGTATGGAAATTGGGAGGATTCGTATAAACGACTCCCACATTTCTTATATGCGCTTCAAATTTATGCTCCTGGAACTGTTACTATTTTAGAGACCCTTCCGGCGCAATCTCCAGACGGAACATCACTTCAAGGAAAT CAAATCAAGCCAAAGTAA
- the LOC131613434 gene encoding heat shock cognate 70 kDa protein-like yields the protein MAEKYEGCAVGIDLGTTYSCVAVWLDEHNRVEIIHNDQGNRITPSFVSFKDDQRLIGDAAFYQAASNPTNTIFDAKRLIGRKFSESVIQNDIKLWPFKVIAGVDDKPMIVVKYKGEEKHFCPEKISSMILTKMRQVAEKFVEFPVKNVVVTVPAYFNDSQRKAIIDAGAIAGLNVIRIINEPTAAALAYGLNKRTKCVGENNIFVFDLGGGTFDVSVLTIKDKVFQVKATAGNTHLGGEDFDNRMVDYFVKELKRKNKIDITCNPKALRRLRTACERAKRTLSFASVTTIEVDYLFQGIDFSSSITRAKFEEINADLFKKCMNIVESCLADAGMNTSNINDVVVVGGSSRIPKVQQLLQEFFNREDLCLSINPDEAIAYGAAVEAALLSDGFRNVPNLVLQDITPLSLGISIMGDIMNVMIPKNTSIPIKIKKRVATTKDNQSRVSIQVYEGERTRASDNNLLGSFTLSNIPPAPCGYGINVCFAIDENGILTVSATDKSTGNKNEITITNYKESLSAKKIKKTIEEGEKYKLKDEKFLRKANAMNALHLSVYKMKNALEKDVNLKLTAHEREDINNAMTVAINLLDMNNQQKKDIDFLEGHQKKLKNMLKLIKAKTRIEKHHKFSLFRFLFK from the exons ATGGCAGAAAAGTATGAAGGATGTGCAGTGGGAATAGACCTTGGCACAACATATTCTTGTGTTGCCGTGTGGCTTGATGAACACAATAGGGTTGAAATTATTCACAATGATCAAGGCAATAGAATTACACcttcttttgtttctttcaaGGATGATCAAAGACTCATTGGTGATGCTGCTTTCTATCAAGCTGCTTCTAACCCTACCAACACCATCTTTG ATGCTAAGAGGTTAATCGGTAGAAAGTTTAGTGAATCTGTTATTCAAAATGATATCAAGTTGTGGCCATTCAAGGTCATTGCCGGTGTCGATGACAAACCCATGATTGTTGTTAAATACAAGGGTGAAGAGAAGCACTTTTGTCCTGAAAAAATATCATCTATGATCCTCACAAAAATGCGACAAGTTGCAGAAAAATTTGTAGAGTTCCCTGTAAAGAATGTTGTTGTTACAGTACCGGCTTATTTCAATGATTCTCAACGAAAAGCTATCATAGATGCCGGTGCCATTGCTGGCCTTAATGTTATACGGATAATCAATGAACCAACAGCTGCTGCTCTTGCATATGGCCTTAACAAGAGAACAAAATGTGTTGGTGAAAacaatatttttgtctttgatctTGGTGGTGGCACTTTCGATGTGTCTGTGCTAACGATAAAAGACAAGGTCTTCCAAGTTAAGGCTACTGCCGGAAACACTCACCTTGGAGGAGAAGATTTTGATAATAGAATGGTCGACTACTTTGTGAAGGAACTaaagagaaagaacaaaattGATATTACTTGTAATCCCAAAGCTTTGAGAAGGTTGAGAACAGCGTGCGAAAGGGCAAAAAGGACGCTCtcttttgcttctgtcaccactATTGAGGTAGACTATTTATTTCAAGGCATAGACTTTTCTTCGTCTATCACTCGTGCCAAGTTTGAAGAAATCAACGCAGACCTTTTTAAAAAGTGTATGAATATAGTTGAGAGTTGTCTTGCGGATGCCGGGATGAATACGAGTAATATAAATGATGTTGTCGTTGTTGGCGGGTCTTCTAGGATTCCCAAAGTGCAACAACTATTGCAGGAATTTTTCAACCGAGAGGATTTGTGTTTGAGCATCAACcctgatgaggctattgcttatggagCAGCAGTAGAGGCAGCTTTGTTGAGTGACGGCTTTAGAAATGTTCCAAACTTGGTGCTGCAAGATATAACACCACTGTCTCTAGGTATCTCAATCATGGGAGATATCATGAATGTAATGATTCCTAAGAACACAAGCATTCCCATCAAGATTAAGAAACGTGTCGCAACAACTAAAGATAATCAATCTCGTGTCAGTATTCAGGTTTATGAGGGTGAGAGAACTAGAGCCAGTGATAACAATCTGCTCGGTTCTTTTACTCTTTCGAACATTCCCCCTGCACCTTGCGGCTATGGGATCAATGTATGTTTTGCTATAGACGAAAATGGTATTTTGACTGTTTCTGCTACAGATAAATCCACTGGCAATAAGAATGAGATTACCATAACCAATTACAAAGAAAGTTTGTctgctaaaaaaatcaaaaaaacaatTGAAGAAGGTGAGAAGTACAAGTTGAAAGATGAGAAATTTTTACGAAAGGCCAATGCAATGAATGCATTACATTTAAGTGTTTACAAAATGAAGAATGCATTAGAGAAGGATGTTAATTTAAAGCTGACCGCTCATGAACGTGAGGACATCAACAATGCAATGACTGTGGCCATAAATTTGCTTGACATGAATAACCAACAGAAGAAAGATATTGATTTTCTTGAGGGTCATCAAAAGAAGCTGAAGAACATGTTGAAACTCATTAAAGCCAAAACCAGGATTGAGAAGCACCACAAATTTTCTTTATTCAGATTTCTTTTCAAGTga